The Trichocoleus sp. sequence CAGCAAGGAGTGTCCCAGGGAGTTCGGTGGCGTGGAGACTGCCACTGTCAAGAAGTTGCAGCCTTCCAGGTAGGAAGAAGCGATGCCGTGGGTGTACCAGGAAGTGACGAAGGTGGTGCCAGTCAGCCAGCCGCCCAGTGCCAGGTAAGCACAAGGAAACAGCAGAATACCAGACCAACCGACGAAGACGAATCGGTCGCGCTTGAGCCAGTCATCGAGGACGTCGAACCATCCTCGTTGGGCTTGCGCTCGCCCCATTGCTATGGTCATAACGCAATCTCCAAGAATTTGAATTTATAGGTAGAAGATGAGTTCGCCTATTCTCATCCCATGCTTTTAGGCAAATATGCAGAAAACGCGATGGATTGTGAATAGAGTTTACTTTTCTTT is a genomic window containing:
- a CDS encoding photosystem II D2 protein (photosystem q(a) protein), translating into MTIAMGRAQAQRGWFDVLDDWLKRDRFVFVGWSGILLFPCAYLALGGWLTGTTFVTSWYTHGIASSYLEGCNFLTVAVSTPPNSLGHSLL